The nucleotide sequence TACgcgagtgctctcgactttgttcatcttctctcttgcgttcttacttgacttcttcctctttctcttccgtctcgttcctaagatcttgggacgagatctcttgttagtggaggagagtcgTAACACCCCGAATCTAATGCGCCAGTTGTCTTCCagtttccagatgagatgcatctgtctatttaccatctatgaagctaatttcgaaaggttctagatgttgcatgtaaAACTTGGTGccggtgtagttgtgtaatggggtagctgagtgctaaagctatatcatgttgtactcggatgtatttcaattatgaaatcttgcttccttaatatagaaataaaatatattatgtgcttaatatgaatgttaattagattaataaatggattattaataatagggcaattagcctgctaattggccaattagcctgctaattagccaattagcctgctaattgggttttactattgcaaacggttattgagaaaacaccgtggtcaatgacctcaggcaacgcacacagtttataggaataaaccgtgttggatcaatgaacaatcacacatgacattctcttgaaaattgtttgcgttatgccaccttgtgcaaacgttttccttgagtgactatgtgggatgtatatacaaacggaaacgtttagcggggactgcctgtgtgggatgtacttatgaccggaaacgatttcgcctatataattgtatttttagcactactgtacgtataaacGTATTTGGTCGCTCGtcgatcgcacacgacctcattttgccgagcgcctgtgccaggagggcatatccccgacggtttgtgGGTCATGTGGAGGAcccccccccctatcgcagtcactcactaggtgatggttccgaacaccgtcacggaaaggggttaaaaaccgtttgtatagcaccgacgcatactaGTGAGAGTATACTTGCGTGGAAGGTAAGGGGGTGTGGGTAGATGTGCGACAATATGAACGGGAGTGCATCGTGGAGGTGGTTGGGTGGTGTTAGGCTTTTTTCTGTTTGGCCTGGTATCACGCTCAGCCTAGTGGGCGGGAGGGCGATCGGCCTCCTTGGCGGGGAGAGGTACGTTAAGTAATTTTCCTATCAAGCACATCGGTGCCATATATCGATGTCCGAAAATAATATTGTTCATGTAGATGCAATTTAGATCAGGAGGTTGAAGAAGCCACAGGTGGCGTCCTTCGACAAGACCAATAGCATATTTATCGAGGCTATGTGTCTCAATGTTCGAACTTCTACCTTCGATGAAGGTGCGGGACTGAAAATGTACGGCTGTAGCTATGAGCTCTATGATGATTCTAGTACCATTGTTGATGTCACTCAACCTCTTTGCAATTTGAAGCAACCAAAACATGGGCGATAGAGAGATCATTAGCTAGAGCCGGTGCTTCTCTACACGGGAAAAAATGGGATGAGAGAATCTTCAACCGGACCCCCTAGTCTACGCCATATGTTCGGGTGGATGGTCATGGACATTGTCTTCGTCATAAAATGCCACTCAGCTGGACTCTCAATGGTTCATATGCCCGGGTTGTTCGACACCTCTCAAAACCAATTTATATGTGTGGTGGATTTAGCCTCGTACAGATGTGCCTGGACACATCCATGATGTCAGATCCACCCCAGATCTCTCTAAATTGTCCCCAACCCTCGTCTGCCTGccatcttcctcttttcttcctggTTTGCATTGCCCCTTGCCTAGCTCTAGTGTCATTCCAACCCTAGATTCGTCGTTGTCCCCATCCTGCTGTGCCGCCACCACGGGCCCCAAACCCCTCACGGCCGCCATTCCCGCCCAAGACATGGTAGCCACCCCAGTATGCCCTACTCCGCCTGATATACACTTCGCCTGCCATGTGTTTGAAGAAAGGTCCAAGCTACTTTTTgatattcttttatttatttgtaGGCACGTGGATGATTCGTCGGATGATGATTTGGGTTACAAAGTGTTGGACGAGTACATATTtagagggttcattggttcgctcCATTCAGACATCGATGCCGACGAAGATGTTGACATGATGATGATGCATCCAAGAAGAAATGGAGAAGTAAGAGGAACATGCTTGCAACTTCAAGGGTTCGACAAAAGAGCGGGACAATTGTTTCTAGGGATATGATAAGTGGCGCACAGAGTCTTTACAACAACTACTTCAAACCCAACCCGGTATTTTATGAGGGTTTTTTGGCATCGCTTTGACATGAGCACTCATTTATTCTTGCACATAGTGACTGGGGTGAAGGCATATGATCATTCTTCAAACCGAGAAGGATTGTTGCGGACAACTGTCATTCTCTCATTCGCATAAATGCAAGGCTGCTATCAGCATATTGCATAAGGTAAAGCCACAAATGTTGTTGATAAGTATGTCTGACTGTGAAGAGCACATGCATTGAGGTCCTGGAGCAATTTACCTATGCCATGGTGAAGGTATTTGGACCGTAGTACTTAAGAGAACATGTCAAGGACACATAAACGTTATTAGCATTTGGAGTAGCAAGAGGTTTTTCAGGTATGCTTAGTTCAGTCTATTGTATGTACTGGCGATGGAAAAATTGTCAGACCAATTCGCGCGGGTATTACCAAGGTCACACCAAAGAGGTCACTGTCATACTTGAAGTAGTGGCGTCAAAGGACTTGTGACTTTTTCATGCTTTCTTTGGCATGCTAGGTTCTCAGAACGACATCAATGTGCTTCAGGGATCTCCACTGCTCAAGAGACCTTGTGTTGGGGATACGCTGTTGTGCAACTACACCATCAACGTGCATGACTATAACATGGAGTACCACCTTGCTAATAGTTTCTATCCTCAGTGGGCGACGCTTGTGAAGACAATACCAAATTCCCAAGGTAACAAAAGTTGGGAGGAAGGATGCAGAGAGGCCATTTGAAGCGCTCCAAGCTTGTTGGGGTATTGTTCGTGGACGTGCAGTGATGTGGTATCTGGAGACATTGTGTCAGGTGATGACCTATTCTGTGATCTTGCACATCATGATTGTGGAGGATGAGGGGGAAAGGGGCAACCCGCACGCAAGATTTTGAAGGCGAAGTACATACCTGCCTCCTAGAACAAGATGTAAAGCATGTTGTGAACTTTCTAGAGATGTATCGATAATTTCAAGATACACAAATGCACATGcaactactcaatgatcttgtggagcatatgtggaTCCACATTGGAAATAAGTTTTATTTGTGTGTTATATTCACTGTTATATGTATTTGCATCATTCAATGGTCGACGTGTGTGTGTTTGCATGTATTCGAGGTTTttgaaaatggagggggagggggggttgtAATTGCAGGGGCGGATATATAAGGGATGACCGGCTCCTGGAGTCAAATTCGCCCACTCCGGTTGATGCTTTAAGGGAACCTCTCTAAAACCGCTCCTAGCGGTTCTAATCGACTGATTCGTGGTACGTCAGATTTCGACCCGTTAGAAATGTGTGTGAATCTCAAAGAGTGTTTGATGTGTAGTTGTACTAAATCATCATCGGTTAGAGCATCCcctaatagatgatgtaaaatagcaCGACACTTTTTTAATAATAAAAATAACCACTTTTTGATGATGTATATTTTACGTCAACCATAATTTGACGATGTAaaatacatcatctattggagatgcacttaatatggaccggagggagtaataTCTTTGTTcatcggaaatgttaacgcccacacgtgggcgtttgcacatcgcccacacgactccatcaccactcatttttccacgtatgaatagatgacatcagcagaaatttttttggttttcggcttaaaaatgttgtatcttcTAAATAAAAAAAGCGAACTacaaatccgttttcaccattaaatccgtctcgacgagatcttcaaaactaaactccatgttgatatgtttcgacgatttttttgccagaagttgccacgatgtttacactgcagttgccagcttaaactaaagttgccatgtggcaattttagtttgtagatcatggtaattttagtattttgatgatggcaactccagtactttgaccatgaaaattattttttgtatgaatcatggcaattttatgtgcatgtatcatggcaattttatgtgcatgtatcatggcaattttagtttatggttcatggcaagtctagtttcttaaccccgttttataaatgtcaaaatttacttttaaatgtagaagaaaatagctgaaacatatcatggcaacttcagtataAACATCATgccaattcatatgcaatagacatggcaacttttaatccaaaaaaatttcatcaaaacatatcaacatgggatctagtttcgaagatctcatcgagagggatttaatgatgaaaacggattttcaatcggatttttcgtttaagagataaaacattttaaaaactgaaaatccaaaaaaattcctgtatgcatgcatgcgatgacgtggcaatctgtttacattagagacATGTGATGCGTCTtccttcctgccacacgtgtggcagttagcgcgaccctTGTTCATTTAGTTGAATTAAAAAGGATCGGAGGATACCCTCAAGGTTTCATTTACATACCTAATCATCACAAAAAAATGCAGAACTAGACTAACTCAAGGATAGAGTAGAATTCACAAGCGGTGATATTTATTGGGTTTGTACAAGACCGGACCAGGGTGGCATCCTCTTCTTTTCTGGGGAAGCGTATTGAGTGAGTTTGCTGACGCAGCGTGGTCAACCAGCGCATAGTATGGCCGACCAGACGGTTTGTCCCCCTACGGAAGATAGAACATAGAACGGGCCAAGAACACACACCGATGCGAAGGAAACGGGAAACTCCCAAGACGCAGAATTTCTTTTTCTTCTCTATTTTTAATGGGAAGATGCAGCATTTCTAAAAGCCCACATAGGGTACGTAGTCATGCCAGAAGGTAAAACGTGCAGCTTGAAAAATTGCTAAGAGCGAGTGTATGACAACTAAAGAAAAACGTCCGAAGAAATATTGAACCCCAACGACCAGAGCACATCGTGTGCACTCAGCGCAGGCACGACGCTGTGAAGCTCACTCGCTGGCTTGGACGTCTGCTCCTTCTCCCGAAACAGCAGCAGCATCCTCCTTGTCAAAGTCCTCGAAGCTGAGGCTCAGAGTTTGCAGCTTGAAACCAACTCCCTGGATGGCTTCCACCAGGTTTGAGGCGACCCCAGTAGCTTGGACTGTTGTCGCCTTCGTTAACTGCAGTTGCTCCAGCAAAAAACATACATCAACGGTGATAATGTATCGCATCACGTTAAGAAATAAAATGGCATGATTAGAACATAGATAGAACTTTAAATAAAATTCGCTTCCATAGCCATTGAGGCTCTTGAAGCTGAAATGGAATGAATTATTTGTACACATAATGCAGATATTACGGAGTAGAGGAGAGTCTCTTAAAAGTGAGTACATGCATATTAATTTGTTCTACAACAACTGTAATGTGTGTTAGACATGTCACGTATGTGCATTGGAGATATTGTTAGGAGGTTAGGTTAGAGATCTCATTTATCTTCTTATCTCCTTATCTCTCTAAACCTCCCTGTAATCTCCTCTGATCGGTTAAGCCTCGAGCTACCGCACGTTGTATCGACCATGCTATCAATATATATCACGCGGGTCTCCTGTATGGAGATTGAGACGCTTCTATCATTCtccacatggtatacagagcaggCTCTTCCAATTGCATGCCTCCCACCTCTCGACACCCATCCATCTTCTTCGTCCCCAACCCACGCATCTCCTCTCGCCGCCACCCATCCCCTCCACCATGTCTTCCTCAAGCGCTGCCGTCTCCTCCACCCTCAATTACAACACCTCTGAACCACTTACCCGGACGAACTACGTTCTCTGGAAAGCTCAAGCCCGATCCCAGATACTGAGCGCTGGCCTCTATGGCTACATCGACGGCACCACCGTCGAGCCTCCCAAAACCCTTACCACCAAAGACAAAGACGGCAAAGATCATGTCACTCCCAACCCTGCCCATACCCCCTGGCTCGTCCAGGATCAATAGATCGTTGCGTATCTTCTGCGCAACCTGTCCAAGGAAGTTCTCATCCAGGTCGCCTCGCTTGAGTCCTCCCACGCCATATGGACTGCCTTGGCCACCATGTTCTCCGCTGTTTCGCTGTCTCGTGCCAACAATCTTCGCGCCGCACTCACCAATGCTCAGAAGGGCTCCATGTCCGCCTGTGCCTACTCTGGCCAGATGCGCTCTCTCCGACGAGCTCACCGCGGCGGGCAAACCCCTTGGAGAAGGGGAACTCATCTCTTTCATCATCGCAGGGCTTGACATGGACTATCAACCCATCATCTCCGCTCTCGACGTCCGCACCGAGCCCATCACGGTTGATGGCCTCTTCTCCCTCGTGGCAAACTTCGACCAGCGCATGGAGATGTTCCATGGTGCTGGCAAGGGCGGCTTCAAGTCCTCTGCCAACATCGCCTCGCGGGGCCGTTCTGGTGGTGGAAACGGCGGCTACCGCAAAGGCGGGGGTGGTGgctctcgcggcggcggcggcggctacaacggcggcggcggctacaacgCTACTGCTGGTGGCTCCGGCGGTGGCGCTCCTGGAGGCTACCACATGGCGGGCGGAAACGGCGGCTACCCTAACCCTAATCCTGGTGGCGGCTATGGCTACCACCAGAACGGTGGGGGTCATCAGGGGGGCTCTGGTGGTGGCGGTGGCCACTTTCCTCAGAACCAGAACCCTTCTGGTGGTGGCGGCTACAACCGgcgaaacaacaacaacaatcggCGCCCCTTTCAAGGGTATGAAGGGTATGAAAACAAATgtcaaatatgcaaaaaaaaaaaaaaccataTTGTAAAAGACTATGATTGGCGTTACGCCGATGACAAAAATTCCTAGAAAAAGAAAGTTGCAGCTGCAGCCGACGTGTCTTATGGCGTAGACACCAACTGGTACATGGACACGGGTGCCACCAATCACATCACAGGCGAGTTGGACAGGCTGACTATGCATGAGAAATATCGTGGCCATGATCAAGTCTACACTGCAGCAAACGGTGCAGGTATGGAAATAAGTCATGTTGGTCAATCCTTTATCAAAACCCCACACAAAAACCTTGAAATCAATGACATCTTGTATGTTCCTAATGCTTCCAAAACTCTGCTATCTGTTCATCGTATTGCTCTTGACAATAATGTGTTTCTAGAGTTTCACCcattcttctttttgatcaaggatcaggtcacgaagAAAGTTCTCCATAGGGGTGTCTGTGTTGAAGGCCTCTATGCTTTGCTTCCCAAGTATTGCCAGAACAATAAACAAGTGTATGGTGCCATCAAGCTTTCTGCTGAAAGGTGGCACAATCGCTTAGGTCATCCTTCTTTTTCTACTGTTCATCAGATCCTTAGTAGAAATAAACTCCCGGTTGTTGGTGAGAGAAACTTAGAAACcatttgtgattcatgtcaacaagcaaaaagtcatcaattgccATATCCTGTGTCTACTAGTGTTTCCACTAAGCCTTTACAACTTattttttctgatgtgtggggtcctgcCCCCACCTCTGTTGGTAGACACTCTTACTATGTAAGCTTCATTGATGATTACAGCAAGTATACATGGATATATCTCCTTAAGAAACGTGCTGATTTGTTCCAAGTTTTTCACAATTTTCAAGCTCTCGTTGAACGCAAACTTGATAGCAAAATTATCTctgtccagtcggactgggggggggggggtgagtatGAGAAACTTAAATCTTTTTTTCAAAAGATAGGTATCTCACATCACGTATCTTGTCCCCATGCGCACCAACGGAATGGCTCTGCTGAACGCAAGCATAGGCACATCGTTGAAGTAGGTCTTGCTATCTTAGCTTCTGCTTCAATGCCACTAAAATTTTGGGACGAAACCTTTCTCACTGCCGTGCATCTCATCAACATGTGGCCTAGTCGCACTATTTCTAATGCAACTCCCACTGAACGTCTCTTTCATGTCACACAAGATTACACCACACTTCGCGTTTTTGGGTGTGCCTGTTGGCCAAATCTTCGTCCCTACAACACTCGTAAGCTTAGTTTCCGGTCTAAGCAATGTGTCTTTCTTGGGTATAGCGCTCAGCATAAGGGGGTCAAGTGCTTAGATGTTTCCACCGGACGTGTGTATATCTCACGTGACGTTGTGTTTGATGAAACTCAATTCCCTTTTGCAAAACTCCATCCAAACGCCGACGCCCTTCTCCGAAAGGAaattcttctccttcctcctcagTTATCCGGCGTTCCGTGTGAGGGTGATGATATTTGTACTGATCCAACATTgactaatccatcacctattgcACCTGAGTTTTGTATTTCAGCAGCAAATGGCGCAGAAAACACTGTTTCAGCAGCAACAGAAGAGGCAACAGGAGATCCCAGCGAATCCTCCTCGGGATCGCTGCTGGGCCCAGGCAGACTGCCGAGTCAGTCCCGCCCGGTCGCGTCGCGCCTTCCCACCGACCCGCCCTCCCCACGTGCGGTGCACCAATCGGCTGCAGGGGGCAGCCCGACCAGGCGGTCTGCGCCGGATTCCCCGAGCGAGGCGCGCCAATCACCTGCCGAGGACAGCCCGACCAGGCGGTACGCGCCGATCCCGCAGGTCTACTCTAGGCGGGCCCCTGCGCCTGCATCGGCTAGCCGCGGCACGGTCCCCGCGTTTGATTCACCCGGATCTTCTGCGGCTGCCTCTGATGATCCTTCCACTGCAGCTGCCACAGAAGATCCCGCGCTGTCGAGCGGATCTGTCTCGGGATCGCCAGGACTGTGTTCGTCGCTGTCGCCCGGATCGTCTACGGCTCCTCAGCCGCGGCCTCGTACGCGTCTACAGGCAGGAACCATTCATCCAATTAATTACAAGACTAAATATGGTTTAGCTACTTCCATTGATTCCACAGGTGAACCTCGGACTGTCACCGATGCTCTTGCTGATCCTCGCTGGAAACACGCTATGGATGAAGAATTTAGTGCTCTGCAGAATAATCATACATGGCATCTTGTTCCTTATCATCCACGTTACAACATCATTGATTGTAAGTGGGTTTAGGGGTCATCAGGGGGGCTCTGGTGGTGGCGGTGGCCACTTTCCTCAGAACCAGAACCCTTCTGGTGGTGGCGGCTACAACCGgcgaaacaacaacaacaatcggCGCCCCTTTCAAGGGTATGAAAATAAACACAAACCGTCTCATGTTTGTAAACTTGACAAGTCCCTCTATGGTCTCAAGCAAGCTCCCAGAGCATGGTATTCACGTCTGAGTTCTAAACTGCTAGCTCTTGGGTTTATTCCCTCCAAGTCAGATACATCATTGTTCATTTACAAGAAGTCACATACTATCATTTTTGTGCttatttatgtcgatgatattattgTTACAAGTTCCTCTGATAAGGCAATCACAGCTTTGTTGCAAGATTTGCATTCAGATTTTGTGCTTAAGGATCTGGGAGATCTTCACTTTTTCCTTGGCATTGATGTGAAGCGGAACAGTGATGGTGGTCTTCACCTCTCTCAGGAAAAGTATGCCACTGATCTTTTGACCAAGGCTGGGATGAGAGATTGTAAACCATCTCCAACTCCCCTTTCTAGTGCAGAAAGATTATCACTTGCCGAGGGTGTACTCTTGGATCAAGTTGACATTTATTGACTGCAAAAGAAATGTCAGGTCGTGTAAGTGTTAAGTACAGAAGTTTGGTTGGAGCACTTCAGTACTTAACACTTACACGACCTGACATTTCTTTTGCAGTCAATAAAGTATGTCAGTTTCTGCATGCACCTACCTCAGCTCATTGGACTGCTGCTAAGCGGATTCTACGATATGTGAAGAGTACCTTGAGTGTTGGACTTACTTTCAGCAAGTCCTCCTCTACTCTTGTTAGTGCTTTTTCTGATTCTGACTGGGCAGGTTGCTTGGATGACAGACAGTCCACTGGTGGGTTTGCAGTTTTCTTTGGACCTAATCTTATCTCTTGGTGtgccaagaagcaagcaacagTGTCACGATCTAGTACTGAGGCAGAATACAAAGCACTAGCCAATGCAACAGCTGAGATCATCTGGGTTAAGGCCATGTTGAAAGAACTTGGAATACATGCTCAAACACCATGtctttggtgtgataatcttggtgccacATATCTTTCTGCTAATCCCGTGTTTCATGCAacgacaaagcacattgaaatcgATTATCATTTTGTGAGAGAAAGAGTTGCAAGCAAGGAGTTGGACATTAGATTTATTCCTTCaaaagatcaagttgcagatgggttCACAAAAGCTTTGGCTACAAGACAGTTTGAAGAGTTTAAACGTAATCTCAACTTGAGAAGTTCAGATTAAGGGGGCGTGTTAGACATGTCACGTATGTGCATTGGAGATATTGTTAGGAGGTTAGGTTAGAGATCTCATTTATCTTCTTATCTCCTTATCTCTCTAAACCTCCCTGTAATCTCCTCTGATCGGTTAAGCCTCGAGCTACCGCACGTTGTATCGACCATGCTATCAATATATATCACGCGGGTCTCCTGTATGGAGATTGAGACGCTTCTATCATTCTCCACAATTTGTTGTTACTGGCAAGTGGCAACCAAGCTTAGCCCTTTTTTCCTGTATTTTTGGGCTAACAGAACACTGAGAAAACTTGAAAATAGATATCACTTGGTGAAAACAGAAGTTCGTCAGCAAATCAATGTGAACTGTTCTACATCCTAACCATTTGGACTTTTGATCTTGATCTGGTTTTCAAGTTTTAACTAAATATGTCTTGCAAATGCTTAAGTGAAAATTCAGACAAGTGCTTAAGAAATTAACTAGTCCCTGCACATTGTTTTCCAATGTGGTAAAAAAATATTAGTCACCCAACTGATAATTTTGTTGCTGTACTTTCCAGGTGCCCTGAGCATAGAACCACTGCAAATCTGCAAGGAGCTTTCCTTGTCCTCACCACATTGTACGTTACGGCGTTTTTGTTTGTAAAATCTTGTAACTAAGAATCACTTTATAAGTAATGGATATAAAAATATACAGCGCTGCTCTCATCTCTCATGATCATATATGAATGGTTAATCTAGTAGCAATATAGACAGGATTACAGATCTGGCTTGCAGAGATCTCTGTATAGCTAATTGTGTTTTACTTTCTTTGTTGATTCTTTCAGATAACTGAGTGCCAAACAAACAAAAAATTAGACATTTGTGGATTTTCTTTTTCTTAGGAATCTCcaggaattttttttgttcgggGCTACAACTAAGAGGCTACTATCTGACGATAACGTCCTCTCTGCTTGCAAGACAAGTCTATTCTTGTGCTTGCAGATAGTACACTTCTCAGAACATAATGTGCTCGGCGAATAGACTGATCACATGGACGTACATGTTTACAAAATTGGGATAATGGTCTGAGCATATGCTGCAGATAGATATTCCACGCAAAAAGAAATGCATATATAATTATATATACGTGCACAGTGAATTACTAGGAGCAGTTGACGATGAAAAATTAGGAGCAGAGGGGGGCAAATTTTACCACAACACTTCCGATGCCTTCTTCGATGAGCACCTCCAGGTCACTGACGCCGTCCATCCCCTACAACACACACGCACATGTTTATCTCAATCGATGGTTGATTTACCGGCCGACGTTCATCGTCCATCCCAATCAGCAATAAATCAATCAGTGAATGCACCTCGAGAGCCTGGGTGATCTTGGGGATAGACCTCTCCTCCATGGTGCCCTCCGCCTTGAAGTAGAGGATGAGGGACTCGGTGGTGTAGGCGGGGGCGCCGGCGGCCTCGGCCACCTCCGCGGTGGCCGCGCGGACTACCTCCAGGCGGCCGCTCCGTCTCCTACTCCTTGGCGCGGCTCCGCTGGCGACGCAGGAGAGCTGCAGGGAGGCGCGGCGAGGGAGCAGGGGCGCCGCGGGCGCGGAGCGGAGGAGGTGGGTGGAGGCCGGCGACGACATCGTCATCTCTTCTTTCCTTCAACGGCTCTTCCTCCTCTTATCCTCGAATGCTTCACTCCTGAAGCTTATCATTTGCCGGGATCTCGCTCGACTCGTCCTCGCGGGGCCGCGGGGCCTGTTGAGGCCTTGAGCGCGCGTCTGTACCTCAAGCGAGGCCGGCCCAATAGGATCGCGTGGGTCGCTACGTTTCGTTCGTGTTTTCCTCtcattttttcttctttattttttacttttgtttatataTTTGAAATATAAAAATAATTAATTCAAAATCTCAAAGTATTTTATCACGCAAAGAAAAAAAATTCACGCGTTTCAAAAAAAATTGCGACATTTAAAAAATGTGCGTGCATTTCAAATTTTGCTTCAGAAATTTAAATAAAATTATACAATGTAAATAAACATATGCGTGATTTAATAAAAAATTATACCATTAAAAAAAGTTCCCAAAATTCAAAAATATGTTCTcaatattcaaaaaaaataaaaaatatatttaggtaagtaaaaaaaattatgaatattcaaaaaaatgtttgtggcATTTTAAAAAAATCTAACAGTTAGCAAATGGTTTGCATGTTTAAGAAACATGTTCATGGCATTTACGCATAATGTTCAATGTGTGTTAAAAATATTCATCGtgtatcaaaaaatgttcaacatgtatttgagaaaaatgTTCAACCCATAAATGGAAATACTCAATGTGTATGTGAAAACTGATcatcatgtatatgaaaaatgttctatgtgcatttgaaaaatgtttgcgtgtatttcagaaatgaaggaaaaaatgaaaggaaaggaagacaataataaataaatgagcacaaaaaaaaaggagaaaatcgaAAGGAAAAAAATCGATATAGAAAACACGTAGAAAAGAACACGCGAAATTTTAGATAGTCCAAACCGGTCCATAGCTTTCTAAAACCGCTCCCACAAAAACCACAGAACACACCTGGGTCGTCATGCTAGCGGTGCT is from Triticum aestivum cultivar Chinese Spring chromosome 1B, IWGSC CS RefSeq v2.1, whole genome shotgun sequence and encodes:
- the LOC123133236 gene encoding uncharacterized protein, translating into MTMSSPASTHLLRSAPAAPLLPRRASLQLSCVASGAAPRSRRRSGRLEVVRAATAEVAEAAGAPAYTTESLILYFKAEGTMEERSIPKITQALEGMDGVSDLEVLIEEGIGSVVLTKATTVQATGVASNLVEAIQGVGFKLQTLSLSFEDFDKEDAAAVSGEGADVQASE